The stretch of DNA TTCAGTTTACTATTTTCCATATGTCCGATTGATTCAAATTCTTCTGCTATACTCTTATGTTCTCttatcttccttttttttttattgattaattattTGAGATGGGTATTTCAGAATTTTAATTTGTAGTTAAGATATGATCAAGAATTGTGATTTGGGTATTTGTTAGATTAGCTAAAGATTAAGAATTTAGATAGTGCATACCAACTGTTTGACGAAATTCCTGTGAAAAAAACATGGGGTTTGGGAAAAATGTAGTGAAGAAGCAAAGGGGTACAGTTGATAGAATATCGGAGCTTCCGGAATTTATCCTGCATACTATTCTCTCAATGCTTGATACTAAAGAGATTTGTCGCGCTAGTGTATTGTCTAAGAGGTGGTATGATGTTTGGTCTTCCATTCCGATCTTGGATTTCCGATTTCAGTATTTTGATCGGGATTGGGAATGGTCGAAGTATCGTTTTGATGGTTATTATGATACTGATACGGTTCAGAATTTTCTCGGGTTCATAGATAGGACAATGCAAAGGTATTTCAGTGAGAGGTATAGAATTACGAAGCTTAACCTTGAGCTTCCTATTGTAGATGAAAAGATTGAACCTTTGGTTGATCAATGGTTTGAAATTGCGGTGCAAAGCCAAATTGAGGAGTTGGAATTCAAGATTCTTTATGAACGTCCACCGGCATACAGGTTGCCTGAGATTCTATTTCGTGCAAAATCGTTGAAAGTTTTGAATTGTGAGAAGGTTGTTCTGCCATATTATGAAACCATGGAACTTATCTCTCTCGAATATCTTACTTTAACCCTGGAAATTGTTAATTTGGATTTGCTTCAGAGAATTATATCTTTCTGCCCCTTGGTTGAATTAGATATTACGATAAGTTACCTTGGAAAACTTTCACTTCCTTGGACGAGAAAAGTGAACGAGGCTGGTGAATTTGTTGGTAACGGAATAATGCAATCTAAATTCAAAGAATCTCCGCTTAGACAGCTTGCATATCATGGTATGAGTGGTTCTATTCCGTGGCCATGGAACATGAATGTTGTTGCATTGAAGAACTTGAGAAAGTTGGAGTTTGTTTGTGCTATGATAACAGATGATGTTGTTTCTCAGTTGGCTCGTGAGCTTGTCGCGTTAGAAAGGTTAGTATTATCCGGTTGCCCAATGCTGAATTGTATTGATGTCTCAAGCATTTCGCTAAAGGAACTTCAAATCATTGAGGGTTTAGACGTGATGAAGGTTACAGTTGATGCCCCTAACTTGCTTGAGTTTTGGTACAACTGTGAAGTAAGGACCGCTCTCTCGTTGACCAGAGCGTTAG from Silene latifolia isolate original U9 population chromosome 10, ASM4854445v1, whole genome shotgun sequence encodes:
- the LOC141609299 gene encoding uncharacterized protein LOC141609299, translating into MGFGKNVVKKQRGTVDRISELPEFILHTILSMLDTKEICRASVLSKRWYDVWSSIPILDFRFQYFDRDWEWSKYRFDGYYDTDTVQNFLGFIDRTMQRYFSERYRITKLNLELPIVDEKIEPLVDQWFEIAVQSQIEELEFKILYERPPAYRLPEILFRAKSLKVLNCEKVVLPYYETMELISLEYLTLTLEIVNLDLLQRIISFCPLVELDITISYLGKLSLPWTRKVNEAGEFVGNGIMQSKFKESPLRQLAYHGMSGSIPWPWNMNVVALKNLRKLEFVCAMITDDVVSQLARELVALERLVLSGCPMLNCIDVSSISLKELQIIEGLDVMKVTVDAPNLLEFWYNCEVRTALSLTRALDHCNAQFVPFVLDGRDTVTTDWLVKLKMKLFETNVFNSLLIELSSSVEIEVEEEELRNLVTGPSYKLKELKLREASPDSTIVFPLEALLRETRYWNARESSLPAFLDGLFWCCHPDVLSITTNLHNFTAKPILDILKHKVHCYTHPLRSIEVESVDSSSFFSEPSEFEIRFRLSWF